In a single window of the Megalobrama amblycephala isolate DHTTF-2021 linkage group LG3, ASM1881202v1, whole genome shotgun sequence genome:
- the si:dkey-6n21.12 gene encoding schwannomin-interacting protein 1 isoform X3, translating into MDGEKEKERERGNEKESDETEEDAEGAALLWQEGYPEDDLGLPIMHWEDLSIRIAELEKQQEERRQREKDLDRLTVDWPEIRGLSSHRETYEDMEDDCNSRLTSLTSRLQSQMNLQLCFINNSESEEEEEEIEAKKEVAKQSSKGGSIQRLEKERGSSSASTKKTKSRGFKNDVRAALSLLRHKLRLEQKQTIPPSEAVRERKRYERNDLKNFSLKELKGLRTSLSKDIHDLSSELVGRLLTRDQLRTEQDAMLLEPEFVFSKGQLSTNRGKKKEGGTYHGARDDQGGLD; encoded by the exons ATGGatggagaaaaagaaaaagagcgCGAGAGGGGAAATGAAAAAGAGAGCGATGAGACAGAGGAGGATGCAGAAGGGGCAGCTTTATTATGGCAAGAGGGATATCCTGAAGATGACCTGGGCTTACCCATCATGCACTGGGAAGATCTGAGCATTCGTATTGCTGAACTTGAGAAGCAACAAGAAGAGCGGAGACAGAGGGAAAAG GACTTGGACAGACTGACAGTAGATTGGCCAGAAATCAGAGGGCTGAGCAGTCACAGAGAAACCTATGAGGACATGGAGGACGATTGCAACAGTCGTCTGACTTCTCTGACATCAAG GCTCCAGAGCCAGATGAATCTACAGCTGTGCTTCATCAATAACAGTGAAAGtgaggaggaagaagaggaaATAGAGGCAAAGAAAGAG GTGGCAAAACAGTCCAGTAAGGGTGGCAGCATTCAGAGGTTAGAGAAGGAGCGTGGTTCAAGCTCTGCATCGACTAAGAAAACCAAATCAAGAGGTTTCAAGAATGATGTCAGAGCTGCGCTGAGTTTACTCAGACACAAATTGAGATTGGAGCAAAAACAG ACTATACCTCCCAGTGAGGCTGTCAGAGAAAGGAAGCGCTATGAGCGAAATGACTTGAAGAATTTCAGCTTGAAGGAGTTAAAAGGATTGAGGACCTCACTAAGCAAAGACATTCATG ACCTCAGTTCAGAGCTGGTGGGTCGACTTCTCACAAGGGACCAGCTGAGAACAGAGCAGGACGCGATGCTGCTGGAG CCAGAGTTTGTATTCTCAAAAGGCCAGCTCAGCACTAATAGAGGAAAGAAGAAAGAGGGAGGGACATATCATGGAGCAAGAGATGACCAAGGAGGGTTGGATTGA
- the si:dkey-6n21.12 gene encoding schwannomin-interacting protein 1 isoform X1 — MDGEKEKERERGNEKESDETEEDAEGAALLWQEGYPEDDLGLPIMHWEDLSIRIAELEKQQEERRQREKDLDRLTVDWPEIRGLSSHRETYEDMEDDCNSRLTSLTSRLQSQMNLQLCFINNSESEEEEEEIEAKKEVAKQSSKGGSIQRLEKERGSSSASTKKTKSRGFKNDVRAALSLLRHKLRLEQKQTIPPSEAVRERKRYERNDLKNFSLKELKGLRTSLSKDIHDLSSELVGRLLTRDQLRTEQDAMLLESLYSQKASSALIEERRKREGHIMEQEMTKEGWIERMVKIVRETDVKGKDFRGE, encoded by the exons ATGGatggagaaaaagaaaaagagcgCGAGAGGGGAAATGAAAAAGAGAGCGATGAGACAGAGGAGGATGCAGAAGGGGCAGCTTTATTATGGCAAGAGGGATATCCTGAAGATGACCTGGGCTTACCCATCATGCACTGGGAAGATCTGAGCATTCGTATTGCTGAACTTGAGAAGCAACAAGAAGAGCGGAGACAGAGGGAAAAG GACTTGGACAGACTGACAGTAGATTGGCCAGAAATCAGAGGGCTGAGCAGTCACAGAGAAACCTATGAGGACATGGAGGACGATTGCAACAGTCGTCTGACTTCTCTGACATCAAG GCTCCAGAGCCAGATGAATCTACAGCTGTGCTTCATCAATAACAGTGAAAGtgaggaggaagaagaggaaATAGAGGCAAAGAAAGAG GTGGCAAAACAGTCCAGTAAGGGTGGCAGCATTCAGAGGTTAGAGAAGGAGCGTGGTTCAAGCTCTGCATCGACTAAGAAAACCAAATCAAGAGGTTTCAAGAATGATGTCAGAGCTGCGCTGAGTTTACTCAGACACAAATTGAGATTGGAGCAAAAACAG ACTATACCTCCCAGTGAGGCTGTCAGAGAAAGGAAGCGCTATGAGCGAAATGACTTGAAGAATTTCAGCTTGAAGGAGTTAAAAGGATTGAGGACCTCACTAAGCAAAGACATTCATG ACCTCAGTTCAGAGCTGGTGGGTCGACTTCTCACAAGGGACCAGCTGAGAACAGAGCAGGACGCGATGCTGCTGGAG AGTTTGTATTCTCAAAAGGCCAGCTCAGCACTAATAGAGGAAAGAAGAAAGAGGGAGGGACATATCATGGAGCAAGAGATGACCAAGGAGGGTTGGATTGAGAGAATGGTAAAAATAGTTCGAGAAACTGATGTGAAAGGGAAAGACTTCAGGGGTGAATGA
- the si:dkey-6n21.13 gene encoding P2Y purinoceptor 3, protein MTTRVPTVLFETEKGADAQLSSSINSSVTGSCNIDESYKYIFLPICYSFTFVFSITLNFVVLYRSFRRTRRWNASLIYMVNLATTDFMYGLSLPFLVASYVMRDDWVFGDFMCRLVRFLFYFNLYCSIFFLTCISVHRYLGICHPMKTITLETKRAVKGTCVLVWIAVFALTCPIFRFAQTQYLPREGKGTREEVFNNCWDDAIDREFHDYIPYGVTLHFLGFFAPFSIIAWCYSRVVLTIFRSLHSKPPPQRVRSGTGCESVAGIGGEGMSIILGAHSPYVNRRRKSIKTIITITLLFALCFFPFHVTRTIFLLLKVTSRVQCHTMRMVSICYKITRPLASFNAWLNALLYFLTKEKNGPCCQKPEHAQHGLLWPLRMLGKGEEEENEAEETRNHKENGPTAENNAYRGLP, encoded by the coding sequence ATGACGACAAGAGTGCCTACTGTTTTGTTTGAAACAGAGAAGGGGGCAGACGCCCAGCTTTCTTCCTCAATTAATTCTTCAGTTACTGGCTCCTGCAATATTGACGAGTCCTACAAGTACATCTTCCTGCCAATTTGCTACTCCTTTACCTTTGTCTTCAGCATAACCCTTAACTTCGTGGTTCTTTACCGTTCCTTTCGACGCACCAGACGCTGGAATGCATCGCTGATTTACATGGTGAACCTGGCCACGACAGACTTCATGTACGGTTTATCCCTGCCTTTCCTGGTGGCTAGTTACGTCATGCGGGACGACTGGGTGTTCGGAGACTTCATGTGCCGCCTAGTGCGCTTCCTCTTTTACTTCAACCTCTACTGCAGCATCTTCTTTCTCACTTGTATCTCAGTGCACCGCTACCTGGGCATCTGTCACCCCATGAAGACCATCACCTTGGAGACCAAGCGAGCCGTGAAGGGGACTTGCGTTTTGGTGTGGATTGCTGTTTTTGCACTAACATGCCCAATTTTTCGCTTTGCACAGACGCAGTATCTTCCACGTGAAGGTAAGGGCACGAGGGAGGAGGTGTTCAATAATTGCTGGGATGATGCCATTGATAGAGAGTTCCACGATTACATCCCTTACGGTGTCACTCTTCATTTCTTGGGTTTTTTTGCACCATTTAGCATCATTGCCTGGTGCTACTCACGTGTAGTGTTAACTATATTTCGGTCGCTGCACTCTAAACCTCCTCCTCAGAGAGTCAGGAGTGGGACGGGCTGTGAAAGCGTCGCAGGGATAGGGGGAGAGGGCATGTCAATCATCTTGGGGGCTCATTCGCCTTACGTGAACAGGCGTCGCAAGTCCATCAAGACCATAATTACTATCACTCTACTCTTTGCCCTTTGCTTCTTTCCCTTCCATGTCACTCGCACCATTTTCCTGCTCCTGAAAGTGACAAGTAGGGTACAGTGCCACACCATGCGCATGGTTTCCATCTGTTATAAAATCACTCGGCCTCTGGCCTCATTCAACGCCTGGCTGAATGCACTGCTTTATTTCCTTACCAAAGAGAAAAATGGGCCCTGCTGTCAAAAACCTGAACATGCCCAGCACGGTCTGCTATGGCCACTCAGAATGCTGGGAAaaggagaggaagaggagaatGAAGCTGAGGAGACACGGAACCATAAGGAAAATGGGCCAACAGCTGAAAACAATGCATACAGAGGTCTGCCTTAA
- the si:dkey-6n21.12 gene encoding schwannomin-interacting protein 1 isoform X2: MDGEKEKERERGNEKESDETEEDAEGAALLWQEGYPEDDLGLPIMHWEDLSIRIAELEKQQEERRQREKDLDRLTVDWPEIRGLSSHRETYEDMEDDCNSRLTSLTSRLQSQMNLQLCFINNSESEEEEEEIEAKKEVAKQSSKGGSIQRLEKERGSSSASTKKTKSRGFKNDVRAALSLLRHKLRLEQKQTIPPSEAVRERKRYERNDLKNFSLKELKGLRTSLSKDIHDLSSELVGRLLTRDQLRTEQDAMLLESLYSQKASSALIEERRKREGHIMEQEMTKEGWIERMMLN; this comes from the exons ATGGatggagaaaaagaaaaagagcgCGAGAGGGGAAATGAAAAAGAGAGCGATGAGACAGAGGAGGATGCAGAAGGGGCAGCTTTATTATGGCAAGAGGGATATCCTGAAGATGACCTGGGCTTACCCATCATGCACTGGGAAGATCTGAGCATTCGTATTGCTGAACTTGAGAAGCAACAAGAAGAGCGGAGACAGAGGGAAAAG GACTTGGACAGACTGACAGTAGATTGGCCAGAAATCAGAGGGCTGAGCAGTCACAGAGAAACCTATGAGGACATGGAGGACGATTGCAACAGTCGTCTGACTTCTCTGACATCAAG GCTCCAGAGCCAGATGAATCTACAGCTGTGCTTCATCAATAACAGTGAAAGtgaggaggaagaagaggaaATAGAGGCAAAGAAAGAG GTGGCAAAACAGTCCAGTAAGGGTGGCAGCATTCAGAGGTTAGAGAAGGAGCGTGGTTCAAGCTCTGCATCGACTAAGAAAACCAAATCAAGAGGTTTCAAGAATGATGTCAGAGCTGCGCTGAGTTTACTCAGACACAAATTGAGATTGGAGCAAAAACAG ACTATACCTCCCAGTGAGGCTGTCAGAGAAAGGAAGCGCTATGAGCGAAATGACTTGAAGAATTTCAGCTTGAAGGAGTTAAAAGGATTGAGGACCTCACTAAGCAAAGACATTCATG ACCTCAGTTCAGAGCTGGTGGGTCGACTTCTCACAAGGGACCAGCTGAGAACAGAGCAGGACGCGATGCTGCTGGAG AGTTTGTATTCTCAAAAGGCCAGCTCAGCACTAATAGAGGAAAGAAGAAAGAGGGAGGGACATATCATGGAGCAAGAGATGACCAAGGAGGGTTGGATTGAGAGAATG ATGTTAAACTAA